DNA from Pelodiscus sinensis isolate JC-2024 chromosome 1, ASM4963464v1, whole genome shotgun sequence:
TCTCCCAGCCACATAGGGACTGGCTTTCTTCCAGGATCTTTTTTGAATGTTCAAGTAGCTCCACTCTCCTCTGCTTCCTTTTGGCTGAAGCAGAATCTTCACCCTTGGCAAACTCCACAATATCGTCCTTGTTCTCACTGCCCACCCTCTTCTGGTGTTTTATTTTCCAGGCCTGATAAGCTGTCAGGCTAACATCCGATGGATCCCTCTCTTCTTCTGCGACTGCTGCCTCCTCACCTAGTTGGCTTCCCTCTTCCATCTTGGGAAGAACAGAAGAGTCTACATCCTTCTTGTGAAAGCCAAACTGGATTCTCTTGATCTTCCACCTTTCAAGAGGGGTCAGTTTGTCTTTGTTCTTTTTGCagaagttataaaaggagctggtgTCTGAGATAACACTCTCCTCATCCACATCTCTGCCCGTTCTTTCTGGTCCTGGTTCTGGGTTGTCATTGTCACTTTTATTCCCAGAACGGTATCTGTGAGCAGCTTCCTTCTCAATCTCCAGCAGTCTCTGGTTCCACATATCCCAGGTGCTTTCCGTAGACATAGAGTCTGTGCGACCCCTCCTCAACCTGTTGATGCTGCTGGCTTCCAGTTGTTGCTTCAAGATTCGGATATCAAGGCTGCTCACGCTCTCTGTGTCACCCAATTCACTTGAAGGGTACGGCATTTCTCCCTTGTTAGAGGCTCCATCCTCCTCCCTGGATAGCCAATAACCTTCTTTTTCATATTTTGCATTTCGACTCTGCCACTCTCGGATCATCTGTTGCACATTCTCCTCAGATTCTTCCCCTCTCTGATCTGGAAGTTTTGGAGGTATGTTTTCCACATCTTGATTTGGTGGTTCCCTTGCAGGCAGGCCTTGCTTCTGTCTCCATTCCTCATACagttgttcctcctcctcctcactgatGAGAGTAGGCTGCTTGGAAACCAAGCTAGATTTTCCCATGGATGAAGAACTCATAACACTTCCCAGAATGCTGGTGGTATCCTCTTCTTCCACCGTGATCGAGTGCACTTTGGCTCCCATAACACTCTCAGAGACCTCCACTCCAGACAGCAAGGACTGGGTCCCTGCTTCAATGACAGAACTCTGGCTGGCTGTGTCATCATCACCCCCAGCATCTTCCTCCTCTCGTTCCTCCAGCAGCTTCTCATTGAGCTCCCTGAGCTGTTTCACAAAGCCATCATTGGGGTAAATGGCACGCTTCTTCCTTATAGTCATCAGGGCTTCTAAGATGGTCATGTGGTGAAAGATCATCAGGTAAGCAGCCACCAGCACAGCCGAGCGACTGATTCCCATTTCACTGTTTACCAGGATTTTACCTACAGGTATGAAATATAAAAGTGTCAGACACTTTCAACAACCTACAAAGGTTAATCAGCAATTATCCCATAAGGCCCGATCCAAAGTCCATTGTTGTCAATGGATGTTTGATTTCACTGAGATTTAGATTAGACCGAAGTtaagtatttttctttgttttattttctgatttatcttaATTAAAAGTTGAGACAAAATAATATCAAGTAAGTGCACATGTGTCAAGAGCTATGGATAGACACATTTTAAATTAAGCTAACTACAGAAATTGTATTAATAGTTTGTACTCATACAGTGGATTTAATCAAAGAATCTCAAAGCCCTTTACTACGTCAGTGATCTGAGCCTTACAATACTCTTGACGTGTTGTGTGACCTTGTTTAAGCTCACTTACCTGCACCAAGTTTCAGTCTCCCAAATGAGAATGAATATTCATGGCTAGGATCATAAAGGCCATTAGAAGGAGaaattagttaattagttaatgtcTGTAAAACACTTTTAGAGCCTTTGATACATAAAATTATTAATTGCATTTTTGCCAGGACTCAAATCTGCCCTGTTCAAGTGAACTTAAATCTAGAGTCTGCTATAGGTCAAAACTGATGCGCATGCAGAGTCATATTGGGTCTTTGGAGTAAAATAGCCGGGTGGCGGATGGGTATAGCTGACCTCGCAATCTGATAACCTGACGCAGCTGCTCCACTACCTTATAATACCATCAAAGACATGTTATAATAAAGGCACCATATATTCTGTGTTCCATGGCATTTGCCACAGAGCCTACCTGTTACTGAAAGTGCTCCAAAATGGAAGATTTATTTCTCTTTAAATTACTTTTCTAGCTCATACAGTTACCAAAATAAGAGAATGAAATCAAATCCCCTTCTGAACAGGACAGAAGCATTACTGATGCACTGGTGTCTGCCTGAATCCAAAGACAACCCGAAACAATATGTCTCAGATATTTGTACTTCTCCCATTTATCCCATGTACATCATCAATGTGCTATTCACTCTGAAATCCAACAAAGCAAATCTAAAGTGTCAGTTATTTCACTATTGATATTTTACCAGAAACATTCAACATCCTCTATAATCCCAAACTGCCTCTCACAAATTCCTGCACGCCAGGAGGCCCAGCTGCCTCCTATTAGCTAATCAGCTTTTCCTACTGAGAACTTTTGCAATGCAGTTATGTTGTCAACACAAAAATTAGCAGCGCATTCAAAATGTAAGGGCAGAATAAAATTAAGtgaatttaatatgaaaataaataacaCGATTGATACCAAAGACTGAATTTAATATTCACTTTCATGTTTAGTTCAATTTAGAgctctattttttattttagctGATACTGCTGCAGAATTTCTGATGTGCTGTACTAGAGTTCCCTAGAAATAACCAGAGCATGGTGTGTCGCCATAGAATTTAGGTCCAAAAGAGCAAGCAGGATTTTGCTATAACCACCCAGAAACACATCACCTCTTTTCTCTTTCAATAGCACAGTGGTCCCTATTGTTCTGTACAATATAGATAACCTAGTGAATGTGAGGGATAGCCTTGACCAACAACTGGATATTATTGCAATAGTAGCACTTGCTAAAGGCTGAAAGAAGCATATTCGTCAGCTCCAACACTTGGCCATGGGATCAGCAGTTTCAGTTGCAGGGCTTGCAGCAGGGGATCTCTGGGTTGCAGGACTACATCAGCTATCTCTCTTCCTATCCCTGAGCCACCCTTGCCACCTCCAGTCCATTCTTGACATATTCACATCTTGGAATGCCCACTGTGcctgggttttctgtagaggcaGTGCAGAACTAGGCCTGGGGTATTCACTAGAAATCCTCCCATCTGCCATGCACAATTAACCCAAAGGATAACCAGAAATCTGGTCCAAAGTATTCTCTATGGTGCCTCCTGCATCACTGGGTTTCCAAGTGTCCAGGAACTAGGCCAATCTCCTTATCTTACCTCTGTAGGTCAACAGTGCTTCATCAAGGAACTCTGCCGCCTGGTGAAAGTATTTGGAAATGTCCATATCTGGAAAATCATCCACCTCAATGCCCAGGTACTGGATATTCAAACCATTGTAGAAATCTGGCCCTGTATACACCCCAGTACCATGAGCTGCATTCAGGACATGAGTGATCCCAAGCCTCTTCAGACGGCCCTTGTTCACTGCCACACTCCTccaaggaagagaaaaaaataaacattagaAGTTGTAGCCTGTTCTGAGGTTGGAGAGAGCCAGACCATTGTCTAGGTAACCAGCAAAGGTGGTATTAGAACAGGAAATGTCAGTAAGAGGCTtgatcaaaaagaaaaaagaagagaagagaatGAATTCAATGGGGCATGGAGAGTGGCCAACGAAGCTGGATGTAACTCTTTGTCAGCCCAATCAATGCTGTGGAGCGATATCTGTAACAGTCCAGTGACATGTGAGGGTCAGAAAAGGATCAGGTTATCAGGGAAGGGATATGTACTGAAGTCCTGAATAATCTAAGGGCAAGAAAATGAGCATGATATTGAAAGATGAGATCTTTAATATGTATAATTTGTGCACTTAGATTGACCTAGCAGCAGCTTAGAAATACTTCCATGCATGGACTTCCCCTTTTTCCTTAAGCCCAGAGGCAGATTGGAAAAAAGCACTATGTGAGGATACTCTCCCAAGCTTGTCTCATGCTCCATCCAGTCATGACTTCAAAATAAGATTACACTCACAGTAGACTGTTCAAATCTTCAAAATATGATAGTCCCTCTCCTTTCTTGGACGCTTTCATTGATAATATTCACAACATTAACAATATTCACATGTACATTGCTAtggttagggttagagttagcaGGGGATTGCTTAGACTCTGTTTGCATTTTGAAGCTTCCTTTGCAATCATAAGAGCCAGAAATTGTTAaataaaagctgagattctcGAGCACAAAACTGTGCCACAGAGAAGTAATCAGTCACCAACTCAGTGCAACCCTTCCCAACCTCACCTCTGCTTAAAGGAATATTCTATCTGTTGGGCTGCCTCTGCTTCATAAACACTGAAACGGAGATGTAGGTTTACCCTTTCTACCCATCCATCTGACTCTTCTGTTTCTCAAATGGCTGATGTAGATTTTAGAACTGTGAGTAGCAATCAACACATGCTGTCAGGATCTGTCAATGGCAAAAGTGAGATGGGAGCAGGAGACAGAGCCAACTCAGCAGCTTAGTGTAGGGTTCCGATCTCATTTGGGTGAATAGAAGACAAGACCCACTGCAGGTATGTCCAGTCCAGGAGACTGTGGTGTCTGTAGGCACAGTAACTTTCTTTTCTCCACCCTAAGATTACCCAGAAGAATAGCACTCTCTCAAGTCATCTTCTAGCAGTTTACCTTCAGTACATGCTTGTGAGATGCTCAAAGAGAAGCCAAATGCTACCAGACACATTACTGGTGATTAATCACATAGCACTCTTCCCTGTTGGTGCTGAAACAATGCCCTCAGCACAATGCTAGGCAGTACTAGGCTGCTGAAGGTCTTTTGGGAGAGCTATAAAACAGAAGCCCTGGCCACTTGTTTTCAGTAAATTACATGGGAttcgcccctctccccccattttttttGAAGGAATAAGTGTTTGTCCTGGTGTCTAGGAGGGTTCATTTTGCTTACAGTTTCCTTGGTGCTTTTAATTGGATACGGTATTCTTCACCTCCTTTCCCAAACTGTTCTGAAGTGTCAATATGTGTTGTGGAAAAGCTGTGGTTTTTTACAGAAGTGATTGCTTTGCAGTGCAGTGAGATTTTTGTACACAAGAAATGTAAACTGTCTTTGGATCTGTGCATTTGAAAGGCATTACATGtaatcagtgcttttttgttaaaaaaaaaaaaaaagtgccggtactccaggggaaaagttgctgAGCTCttactggaggtgctggtactgcatcaGAAGGTGCCGGTATTGTGTaccgggcagtaccgtcacaaaaaaagcactgcatgtAATATATATTTATGCTGAGGTGACTTTAGTAACTCTTCACTAGGAATTTTGTGCAACCTCAGTGACAAAAGATCATACTCACTTTTCTGCTATAAAGACATTGGGCCAGACTTCATCCACAGGATCCCAGGGGGACTCCAGCCTGTCCTTCATAAGTGCCCTCTGCAAGTCCATCACGCACGGTGTGTTGAACAAGCTGGTGTCATCGATCTTTTCTTTCACTCGGTTGTACAGGTCCTCCaccagcagctgctctgcagaCTCCAACATCCCCGGACATTCTGAATCCACTTTGACCTCCTTTGTCTTCAGCTCTGGAATGAGCTGACTGTCACTCAAAGCATGTGAAGAACTCACTATTCTTTCTCTCTGGAGACAATCCTTGAGGCATCTTGCTTTTGTTCAGCAATGTCCACCCACCCAGCCTAAAATCTGTGCATGTGTGCGCGCTCAGGCAATAGCTTCAAGACAATTAATAGGGGACTGAGCACAGTAACCTTTCCTTTCATCCCTTGTAGATCTATGTTGGCTAAAGTAACAACTGAAAAAAGCGTTTGGGCAGTCTCATCTTAATCCCAAGCATATGGGGGAAGGCAGCTTTCCCAGTGGTTAGAGGCAGGAGAGACAGAACCTCCCTAAAAGTGTTTGTGGGGGCCTCCAGTGCCTAAACCATGGTCCACTCCCTGCTTcttcccagctccccaccccttcttcctgagaCCTGGCCCCCTGCTtgcttttttctcctccccccattaCTCACCCTTCCCTACAGTACAAAATGGGAGGCTACAGTCCTGCTTTTAAAAGTGAGGGGGCCATAACTCCCTGCCCCCTACTCCTCCATTTCAATGCCCCTGGTTAGAGCAGGCAGCTGTATTCTACGACTCTGCCACTGTCTCACTGTGTAACTTTAAGGCAAGTCTCCAAACATTTCTGTGTGATAGTATGTAAAATGGAAAAAACCTATCTACCTCATGGTATGTAAATTATGAGACTTCATGAAAGTTTGTTCAGCACTTTAAGATCCCAAGATGAAAGAGGCTAATCAAATACAACCAAAGTCTTTCTTTCTTACCCTTTTCCCTCTTACCTTCACTGATTATCTGTTTAGCAGCTACCGCAGAGGACAGGTGGATAGGCTCCATGAAAATGctttctgtgtctgtgtctgatACCACTGAATACCTGCCAAGCAATGACATTGGCATTAGACAAAcacttcctcctctgccctaTACATCTGATATTGCTGCCCTTCTCAGATATTTCAGaggagagcagcagggagggcagACAGAGGACCTTTGGAGGAATGGAGGGAAAGATATACCCCCATGCAAAGTGTGACAAGTGTCCTCTATACACTGCCTTTTGAAGAGATCTGTGGCATCCAAAGGATGTCTGCAaaagttgtgtttgtgtggaggTTCTTGTGGGTGAGGATTTGGAGCTAGGAATGATGGGCTATGGGGCAGCAAGTGGGCAGGAGTGAGGCCTGCAATGAGGATCTGCAGACAGTGAATAGAACCTACAGAAGAACAGACCGGGAGAAAGTTCATGCAAAAGAGGAACTGCAGGTAGGTAGGTGGGATGGGACTGTTAGATGGGTTGCTCATGTGAAGCAGAAATCAAGGATACCTCCACAGAGACAGCTTTCTTTCTTGGAAAACACTTTTTGTTTATTATTAGTTATACAGTAGTAGGAAGAACTAGAGATCAGCTTTACAGATTGAAATCCACCCCTTTCTTATAGCTTCTGACCCCAAGCTCCAGCTCAaacctgagggtgtgtctaaactgcatggctccatcgatggagccatgtagattaggctgatcgacaaagggaaatgaagccgcgatttaaataatcgcggcttcatttaaatttaaatggctgccgcgctgagccgacaaacagctgatcagctcctgcaccgacctgaaagccctttattgacctccccgttatgcctcgtaggatgaggtttaccggggaggtcgataaaaggctttcatgtcggcaggggagtgtccagactagcgcgctgagccgacaaacagctgatcaactgtttgtcggctcagcgcggcagccatttaaatttaaatgaagctgcgattatttaaacaAATAACAAATCTACaagtcaacggagccatgtagtttagacgtaccctgaatgtctacacagctgtttttAATAAGACCCAGGAGCTACAGTCTATAGATttgggctctgagacttgctgcaggaggctactGCTTGCCGTATAGATATATTACTCTGGGGGGAATTTTGCACTTATGAACATGCACATAATTCATGTGCTgtgcatatttatatttttttcccacagaaaaAAGCTTCTGCCAGAAAGTTTCAGTTGTTCCACATTTCTGCCCACCGGAGGGTGCTGTAGTGCTAAAACGGAGTAGCCATTCCTGGCCAGCTCCAGCTAtgataagaaagagaaagagcCTGCAGCGCCTTCTTCACAGTGTCTGTTAGGCTAAGTCAGGAGAAAGGCTGGCCTTACGATGAGGTGAACTGaagtggccgcctcaggtgctgGACTGTGGGGCGGGCGCCACTAGAACCCAgaaaattgagacctttcaaagttttggcccaagcaagggagcATGGGGATgttatttgagctccccgcctcaggtgccaaaatgttgtgggccagccctggtcaggaGACATTGTGGGGCACatgggtctgctgggagggggcaagTGGGTTACAGACAGGGGTGAATAaggaccagtggggggggggggggggacagactggggcaggggctgaaTGGGAGTAGAAGTACAAagccacggggggaggagggtgcagggccacatgagggaaagggaggagctgaaagggggcagagagacacatggggacaggggaagGGGTTGCAGGAAAGCAGGTGGATGGTGAGAGGAGGCTGGCTCTAAGGGGGTGCAAAGACACATGTGGATGGGAGTGCAAGGCCACATGGGGGGTTCAGGGACAcattggggcaggggcagatgtgCCTGACTGAATGGGAAATGCTAAGGGTCAGTATGGGGGAAGTTCTTTAACACTTTCTCCCTGCCTCgcaaccctgcccccccaaacaaaaacaaccccccccccaaaaacaaataaacaaaatccCACCCTGTTACCCTATTTCATAGTTTACCCAACTACCTTAAAAGTTAACACCCATGCTCCTTCCCTGCAATTAATTCCCTCTCCCTCAACGCCTCCGCTACCCCTAACTCCCCCAAACTTTTGCACTACTTTTGAGGGGTGAGGGAAATATAGTtctgtattgtagtttaaatgTTTTATTACTCAAGAATGTATTACTCAAGAGTTCTGTGTTTATATGCTTAGTAAAtaatctatttgtcaaaaaacattttctgaatcCTTCTTATCTGCATTGTTACAGACATAATTGcggacaggtattttgaaataaattaccaaaataactgaaattgatattgtgttattttgacaaaatatgcagaattttaaaatattggacactttttttttgtaGAATTCTCCCAGGAGTAATGTATCCTAAATAGCTTGGACATCCATTGCTAGACTGCTAGAACTACTTATGGATAGAAAGAGAGTCATGAACATCCATTTTATTCCATACAAGTTCTTGTACGGCCCTCATCACTTGTATCTGAGTACTATTCCTGCCATGTATAGTCCAAGTCTGCTGCTCTCTTTTGTATCCAGTGTGGCTTCTGATTAGAGTTTGGTGAACCATTCACAACAGATTATGCTGAAGTTTTGGCCCTTTTTCTGTTAACAGATTGTCTGCAAATGCTCTTTGACTTTTAGAGATGTCACGTGTTTGTTCTTCCAGATTATTTGATGGTTGGTTTAAGTAATCATATGGCAGCTTATGGATCTCTTGCAAACTACCCATCACAATGATTGCATCATAATTTCACATTCACTGTTCGTTTGGTCACATAGTATTGTTTCTGTTCTCTTATTGGACAAATATCAACCCCACCAACAGCTTTCATGACTGCTGCTTATACACtcaggaccagattttcaaagctaaTTAAGCACCTAGTGCCAtggtgtccagccagttctgaagcagtagccactatagtggttactgctatagtgaactagccacattcaaccagacaaatagccacatgtggctagtgtgttgaaCACCACAggtctagtgggattttcaaaagcatctaggtATCTAGCACCCATTGAAATTGATGAATTTTAGGCACCCAGTTGCTTTGGGAAATCTCACTTGGAGCCCAAATATCTTTAAGAAATCTGGCTCTCAGGTGACCACATATTTATGGAGAATATTTGTGACCCAATCGTTGACAGTGAAAATTCTTGCAAACCAAAAATGTACTCTTTTGATTTTCAGTGGAAAATGAATCAAAAGGTTCGTTAACACAGTCAAAATGAATTAATTCTGTTTATTTGAACAAGTTCTCATAATTATTTGTTCTGGAGTTTTTGTCTCTGTAAAGTCCTGACTTCATCCTGACCTGCTAAGTTCTCTTGCCTGTTCGATTACTCAAGTTAAAGTAAACTAAAACCATCAGCACAACTTCGATTCTATCACTGAAGGAGTCATGAGATGCAAGCTTCCAGTATTTGAAAAACACTTCTTGTTCATCATTACATATACTAGAAGGAAGCTCTTGATTAACTCACACAGAACGCAGCCAGGGAGAAGTGATTTCATGCCACACTCTCACCAACATGATTTCTAACATGTCTGAGTGGCTGAACGGCTTTCACTCTCCATGCTCAAAATGGAGGACACAACCAATCTAAGGGTCACCTTTAAGTTACCAGTTCAATTGACACCTTTAACAAAAATGTCTGAAAGGTGCTATAGTTTTATAGTAGCTACGTGAAATAAATTTGGGATCTTGATTCCATTCCCGGGAACAAGTGGTCACACGAGACAAAAAAGACTCAGTGGAAACTGCCGCTAACTGGGCTCCTGATTGGTAGTATGAACAGAGGAGTCAAGGACTGGTGATATACACCGAGTTCCCGTCTCATCTCTGGAAGTCACTTCCATAGAGAAAGCTTACTCTGCTGCTGCCGGTGCTGTACTTGTTCCATTGGAAAAGAGGGAATCAATCTCCAGGGCTGTCAATCCTACACCTTTCACCAGGAATAGATTTATACACaaagaaaatattaaacagaGGCATGCTGAGTTCATTCTGAGCAAGTCACAGATACAATGTCAGATGAGCTTTTCCCTGTGCCCAACGCTGGTCCCTAGGGATTAGACAGCAGACTGTAGACACACACAATCTCTAACTTGAATTGGTGACTGTTTCCTCTCCCTCCATGAGAAGACCTAGATGTCTCAGGCTTCTGCACATACGAGTGGGGCTGCCAGCTACATTTATTAAATTGGTTTCCGTAGTAACTGGCAACTGGAGGTTAGATGGACAGCATATTACAAAGCCTGGTGCAACTGGGGAGATTGGGGCAGGCAAGATGGACTGTGCAGAGTGATGGGCTAGTGCAGAAAGAGCAGAAGGGTTCAGACTTCAGCAGATACAGCTAGATGGAAGCAGgaaaaaggtggggggaggtCAAAACTGCACCACATGTTTGCAGTGGGAAAGAAACCTCTCCCCTCCATGAAGGCTGTGTGAACTGGTTTTTCACATTCTTGGTCCCCAAATTCCCCTCCAGGTTGACATCAAGTACATAACATCTCTACCCCAAACAGTTATTATGGAGAGACTCTTGATTAGTGTTTCCTGTAAACTGTGTGCTTGagcagccacccaagagagattcaagtgACACCCAGCTCattcgtggagcacccacagccaccagcatgtgtttctgctgatggtgcacatctgcacatgcttcagtgcacataacatttattccacaaaCGGAcagaaaacattagagggaacattgctcttgATGACCAACTATGGAGAGGGAATTTAGAAGCACCTGTTAGCTACTGAGGGGGTGGAAACAAATATGGGTAGGAAACCCCACAACATCAGAAGAGGGATTTGCAAGAGACTTCACAAAACTTAGGgaaaccccagcagcagcagggctagtggtggctgggtggccccagccaggaactGACTGCTGAAACACCTTGTAACAAGGTCAGTGCCAGTCTTCTTGCagccctccctgggctcagcccttGATCAGTCCCAGCAACCTCTCTGCTGATCCTTTTGATATAGCCCTCCTGACTGGCCACTCCTGCAGCCCCtttgattggctgcttcccctgaTGTAAACTCTACACTGCTTGGAGGACTGCTCTTCTGCTCCACTCTGGGAGGGGATGTGGCAGGACCCTGAGGCCTCCAAAAGAGGCCCTCTGAGCCTACTCCATGCTGTCATGCatctcaacaaaacaaaaccataaaATGACTTCACTGGAATCTGTTGCAGGGGTTTGCTGGTGCCTTAATTTAACACGCTGGGATGCTCACCCTTCTTATGTGACTACTATTAGCAGTTCTGACTTCAAGGGAAAGCTGGTGTAGCTCTGAGATACAGTTAGCAGGCAGCAGGGATttttgctctgctgctgccacttcaaCAGCACCAGTGTTactgaggggaaaggaagggtgcAAGGCCAGATGCCAGTAGAGTGCATGTGTGCACCAGTGGTTTCCAAGCTTTGATCCAGGGAAGGCAGCTGGAAGTGGTCTGTaacacagtgcccgcgggcaccatggcgtcCACCGGGGCATTTTcatgtgcccgccaagtgctcggagccagccccaccctgggcgcacggcacatgcgcggtacTGGTCCCGGGCATGTCGCGCATGCGCGGCGCTAGCCCCAActgcatgggcggccccgccccggggcGTGTGGCGAATGGGCGGCTCTGCGCCCGGGCGCACAGTGCATGggtagtgccggccccgggcacacagctatggggggcaccggcaccgggtgcacggcgcattggcagccccgcccccgggcgcccagcagctccaaaaggttggggaccactgagggAAGTGGTTCTGTTACACAAATGGCTGATCCGGTGAGGAGGGGGACTAGAAGACAGTGAAGAGATGAGACCCCTATATGATTATATTGCATATGGACCCAGAGAATTGCAagggtaatttttttaaagaatccagTCAAATGAAACAACATTCTGTATGTTGTTGGTAGCAAacccaactcatctgatgaagtgggttttacccatgaaagctcatgacctaataaatgtgttagtctccacgatgccacaggactgcttgttgttttatGGTTAAGGCTGTTAttggaaacattttatttcatagTTGCATACAACTCCATGCCCCAAAATCTCTCTTTTTTGGCAGACTCTTCCattactccctgccccaggcggAATTCTTGTTAGgcacaataaacaaacaaacaaatacatacataaaataaAGCTCATCACACTTGTTTTGACTAAAAACACCTCAAAAACTGGCAGAAGAACAACTTTTTGCTGCCCTGTAAGTGGCAccttcctgcctttccccagtccTCCTGAGAGAGATAAGCCGCCTGATCCAAAACTCAAATTCAAGCAGCCTCAATCTTTGAGGGGTTAAAATTCACTCATGAGATTTGCAAATATGGATAATGAGCTGAATCAAAGCCTGGGCCCAACATTCCTGGGCCTTAAAATCCAGATCTTGAATTTTTCAAATtaacgaggaggagggagagtatAAGGAACGGGAAAGCAATAATGCCTCCTCCAACTGGGTATGTGTGTGTTCTAAGGTGAATGAATGGCATAAATAACACATGAGCTGCATCTGCCCCCCAGGATGGCGATGCTGGCACTCTAAATTCCTGCTTCTTGGAGGAGAGGGAAGCCTGAGGCAATGTTCTTGATCTGCGTAGGATGGCTATGTGTGGGCTTGTTGAGGAAGGGGAAGCA
Protein-coding regions in this window:
- the STYXL2 gene encoding serine/threonine/tyrosine-interacting-like protein 2 isoform X2 codes for the protein MASSKDSDSEQVVPDEEDRPDVKTVQARYLRSPSPSRYSVVSDTDTESIFMEPIHLSSAVAAKQIISEELKTKEVKVDSECPGMLESAEQLLVEDLYNRVKEKIDDTSLFNTPCVMDLQRALMKDRLESPWDPVDEVWPNVFIAEKSVAVNKGRLKRLGITHVLNAAHGTGVYTGPDFYNGLNIQYLGIEVDDFPDMDISKYFHQAAEFLDEALLTYRGKILVNSEMGISRSAVLVAAYLMIFHHMTILEALMTIRKKRAIYPNDGFVKQLRELNEKLLEEREEEDAGGDDDTASQSSVIEAGTQSLLSGVEVSESVMGAKVHSITVEEEDTTSILGSVMSSSSMGKSSLVSKQPTLISEEEEEQLYEEWRQKQGLPAREPPNQDVENIPPKLPDQRGEESEENVQQMIREWQSRNAKYEKEGYWLSREEDGASNKGEMPYPSSELGDTESVSSLDIRILKQQLEASSINRLRRGRTDSMSTESTWDMWNQRLLEIEKEAAHRYRSGNKSDNDNPEPGPERTGRDVDEESVISDTSSFYNFCKKNKDKLTPLERWKIKRIQFGFHKKDVDSSVLPKMEEGSQLGEEAAVAEEERDPSDVSLTAYQAWKIKHQKRVGSENKDDIVEFAKGEDSASAKRKQRRVELLEHSKKILEESQSLCGWETESAMSGSIPLSSLWLSAPSINGVEDSASLLSMQSNHSSLSQNKSRAGAMQPQMPATPLPNISVGPNAVISMASIQNWIANVVSETIAQKQNEIMMLSRPPSSLASSVKSGDLGRCLDDDKASLYSAQSGLSLASSLRCPRDVNGVDTQSVLSSSASVSERTRGSSSSLRVTQTSKPLYSLFADDIDLKKLSRKEKEMQMEMRGKMSDYQIEKLVRDNKRSTLFKKKKAKGEDEEEKVEDDRVNTIGGIRYPFQTDPDKTDTADIRYPFQTDPDKTDTASSYSDQFANTGAMNSEVETNINKWLSGLKEEGNTSYHDHAEKAKEKYNRSSTLREMNSEASRYSFSRSQSEEVDSSSYLSKGDSLRTTSRFSSASSKEDKEMYKFTRMKARETISREESPEPSYDCESPGSSTQSRVRSRHLEKSEEESSSNMSEFGAKRKFIQSFSKSEEDGDRKEKVEESEERFASKQFSRYRRSTHKEEEEEMDDDAIIAAWRSRQEETKAKLRRRREE
- the STYXL2 gene encoding serine/threonine/tyrosine-interacting-like protein 2 isoform X1, translated to MADISLEQAMASSKDSDSEQVVPDEEDRPDVKTVQARYLRSPSPSRYSVVSDTDTESIFMEPIHLSSAVAAKQIISEELKTKEVKVDSECPGMLESAEQLLVEDLYNRVKEKIDDTSLFNTPCVMDLQRALMKDRLESPWDPVDEVWPNVFIAEKSVAVNKGRLKRLGITHVLNAAHGTGVYTGPDFYNGLNIQYLGIEVDDFPDMDISKYFHQAAEFLDEALLTYRGKILVNSEMGISRSAVLVAAYLMIFHHMTILEALMTIRKKRAIYPNDGFVKQLRELNEKLLEEREEEDAGGDDDTASQSSVIEAGTQSLLSGVEVSESVMGAKVHSITVEEEDTTSILGSVMSSSSMGKSSLVSKQPTLISEEEEEQLYEEWRQKQGLPAREPPNQDVENIPPKLPDQRGEESEENVQQMIREWQSRNAKYEKEGYWLSREEDGASNKGEMPYPSSELGDTESVSSLDIRILKQQLEASSINRLRRGRTDSMSTESTWDMWNQRLLEIEKEAAHRYRSGNKSDNDNPEPGPERTGRDVDEESVISDTSSFYNFCKKNKDKLTPLERWKIKRIQFGFHKKDVDSSVLPKMEEGSQLGEEAAVAEEERDPSDVSLTAYQAWKIKHQKRVGSENKDDIVEFAKGEDSASAKRKQRRVELLEHSKKILEESQSLCGWETESAMSGSIPLSSLWLSAPSINGVEDSASLLSMQSNHSSLSQNKSRAGAMQPQMPATPLPNISVGPNAVISMASIQNWIANVVSETIAQKQNEIMMLSRPPSSLASSVKSGDLGRCLDDDKASLYSAQSGLSLASSLRCPRDVNGVDTQSVLSSSASVSERTRGSSSSLRVTQTSKPLYSLFADDIDLKKLSRKEKEMQMEMRGKMSDYQIEKLVRDNKRSTLFKKKKAKGEDEEEKVEDDRVNTIGGIRYPFQTDPDKTDTADIRYPFQTDPDKTDTASSYSDQFANTGAMNSEVETNINKWLSGLKEEGNTSYHDHAEKAKEKYNRSSTLREMNSEASRYSFSRSQSEEVDSSSYLSKGDSLRTTSRFSSASSKEDKEMYKFTRMKARETISREESPEPSYDCESPGSSTQSRVRSRHLEKSEEESSSNMSEFGAKRKFIQSFSKSEEDGDRKEKVEESEERFASKQFSRYRRSTHKEEEEEMDDDAIIAAWRSRQEETKAKLRRRREE